A stretch of the Chanos chanos chromosome 1, fChaCha1.1, whole genome shotgun sequence genome encodes the following:
- the lft2 gene encoding lefty2 translates to MEYLFKWLLCAALFSVAHCFSTEDIKEAMLQKLGMTEPPRIQKRDLENLVVPTHIKNKYLSMLKFHNKRRRRSVPSLAGILRGIHGSADIEGEIMYSDTTRQRLAFDMEARIRDNSEVTMAELKLYKTAPPQMSLTAKKSHRPVNNARVSIYWVEVSATGSNRTSLVDSRLVPIHETGWTSFDVTQAIHYWSKTQRNIPLHLEVWIEGERPGSYAAEMARSVRFASQNPKEEIKDKGQGKPDLVLYTLSMDEFGSRGDCKSSTAIGMCCREEHFINFRELTWTQFWIIEPAGYQAFRCIGGCKQPVLNYGYGRRSCAVAESAPLPIMYLVKRGDHTEIEVAEFPNMIVEKCGCSVDNVSNI, encoded by the exons ATGGAATATCTCTTCAAATGGCTGCTTTGCGCTGCGCTGTTCTCAGTTGCACACTGTTTCAGTACTGAAGACATTAAGGAAGCGATGCTTCAGAAGCTCGGAATGACAGAGCCTCCAAGAATTCAGAAAAGAGATCTCGAGAATCTGGTCGTCCCGACTCATATTAAGAACAAGTATCTCTCCATGTTGAAATTTCATAACAAGAGAAGACGCAGGTCAGTGCCAAGTCTTGCGGGCATTCTCAGAGGCATCCACGGGAGTGCAG ATATAGAGGGAGAAATAATGTACTCTGACACCACCCGACAACGCTTGGCATTTGACATGGAGGCAAGAATCCGTGATAACAGCGAAGTAACGATGGCCGAGTTGAAACTTTACAAGACTGCACCACCCCAAATGTCCTTGACTGCGAAGAAGAGCCACCGACCCGTTAACAACGCAAGAGTGAGCATTTACTGGGTGGAAGTGTCGGCCACTGGTTCCAATCGGACATCACTTGTGGATTCAAG GTTGGTGCCAATCCATGAAACGGGCTGGACGAGTTTTGATGTGACTCAGGCGATTCATTACTGGTCAAAAACCCAGCGAAACATCCCTCTACATTTAGAGGTGTGGATCGAGGGAGAGAGACCGGGTAGCTACGCTGCAGAGATGGCAAGAAGTGTGCGCTTCGCTTCACAAAACCCCAAAGAGGAGATTAAAGATAAAGGCCAAGGAAAACCTGACCTCGTTTTGTACACCCTCAGTATGGATGAATTTGG gTCGCGAGGCGACTGCAAATCTAGCACAGCCATTGGCATGTGTTGCAGAGAGGAACATTTTATAAACTTCCGCGAACTCACCTGGACACAGTTTTGGATCATTGAACCGGCGGGCTACCAAGCGTTCCGGTGCATTGGAGGATGCAAGCAGCCGGTGCTTAACTACGGATACGGCAGAAGATCTTGCGCTGTAGCTGAGAGCGCGCCGTTGCCAATAATGTATTTGGTGAAGAGAGGAGACCACACGGAAATCGAAGTGGCCGAATTTCCGAACATGATTGTCGAAAAATGTGGATGTTCGGTTGATAATGTATCCAACATCTGA